From a region of the Pseudanabaena sp. ABRG5-3 genome:
- a CDS encoding sugar transferase, protein MRVSSDRQPTEKRSIKRDLRAGNHFQQRNVIEFNWLRTLLLILSDILGLGIVWKVSLNFNQAFSTLPPELNWGEFAGLTGLFWAFAAVIVTGFAYHNFYKSESQWRNYVKQAQFISGVYLSSLVVCYFYDPKVDAPRSLFLPAWLGSVVMIIGLRLLLTLIFDQFPIARTHTPVFIIAPSDRLSYLAKIVEKRTGYRVVGVLASSLANSSHSIQAIMNSGAKEVIAEGLPETQLASQLYWQLRNAGIGLRLVPSSLMLLHRRGNPEIFASMPMIRIEPSLLANWEYVFKRCLDFVAALVGLIVLSPVFVVIAIAIKTSSKGSVFYTQERIGLQGHVFRMWKFRSMFMDADRRQAELEHLNKSADGVMFKIERDPRIIPIGHFLRCTSLDELPQLFNVLLGQMSLVGPRPLPVRDVARFTSWHHTRHLVMPGITGLWQISGRSDLDTIDDVAKLDLFYIDRWSLNFDLEILIETVRLVIFGKGAY, encoded by the coding sequence ATGAGAGTGAGTAGCGATCGCCAACCAACCGAAAAGCGTTCTATAAAGCGTGACCTTCGGGCAGGAAATCATTTCCAGCAAAGGAATGTGATTGAGTTTAATTGGTTGCGAACGCTATTACTGATTTTGAGCGATATTTTGGGTTTAGGGATCGTTTGGAAAGTCTCACTAAATTTTAATCAAGCTTTTTCAACTTTGCCACCAGAACTAAATTGGGGAGAATTTGCAGGGTTAACTGGTTTGTTTTGGGCATTTGCGGCGGTAATCGTCACGGGCTTTGCCTATCACAATTTTTATAAAAGTGAGTCACAATGGCGCAACTATGTAAAACAAGCGCAATTTATTAGTGGTGTTTATTTATCGTCATTGGTGGTTTGTTACTTTTACGATCCTAAGGTAGATGCACCGCGATCGCTTTTTTTACCAGCATGGCTTGGCAGTGTAGTGATGATAATTGGCTTGCGGTTATTACTGACGCTGATTTTCGATCAGTTTCCAATCGCCCGAACCCATACTCCTGTTTTTATCATCGCCCCTAGTGATCGCCTTTCATACTTGGCAAAGATTGTTGAAAAACGCACAGGCTATAGGGTTGTGGGCGTTCTAGCTTCTTCATTAGCTAATTCTTCCCACTCCATTCAAGCAATTATGAACTCGGGAGCAAAGGAGGTCATTGCCGAAGGGTTGCCCGAAACGCAGCTAGCTTCCCAGTTATATTGGCAACTTCGCAATGCAGGAATTGGGTTAAGGCTAGTGCCATCGAGTTTAATGTTGCTACATCGGCGTGGCAATCCTGAAATTTTTGCCTCTATGCCTATGATTCGGATTGAACCATCACTTTTGGCTAATTGGGAATATGTCTTTAAGCGTTGTTTAGATTTTGTTGCAGCTTTAGTTGGCTTGATTGTCCTGTCACCTGTATTTGTGGTGATCGCGATCGCGATTAAAACTAGCTCTAAAGGGAGTGTTTTCTATACCCAAGAGCGCATTGGCTTACAAGGGCATGTATTCCGTATGTGGAAATTTCGCAGTATGTTTATGGATGCTGATCGCCGCCAAGCTGAATTAGAGCATCTCAATAAAAGTGCTGATGGTGTGATGTTTAAAATCGAGCGTGATCCAAGGATTATTCCCATTGGACATTTTTTGCGCTGTACAAGTCTCGATGAGCTACCTCAGTTATTTAATGTATTGCTTGGGCAAATGAGTTTAGTGGGTCCACGTCCTTTACCTGTGCGTGATGTCGCACGGTTCACTAGCTGGCATCATACCCGTCATTTAGTGATGCCGGGGATTACTGGACTCTGGCAAATTTCGGGGCGATCGGATTTAGATACGATTGATGATGTTGCGAAATTAGATTTGTTTTATATTGATCGGTGGTCGTTAAACTTCGATCTAGAAATTCTGATAGAAACAGTCAGACTAGTAATATTTGGCAAGGGTGCATATTAA
- a CDS encoding SbcC/MukB-like Walker B domain-containing protein has protein sequence MGLNQSTGKSRSLRFVVIDEAFRKSDDGNAPYAMELLK, from the coding sequence TTGGGGCTTAACCAAAGTACAGGAAAGTCAAGATCTCTTAGGTTTGTGGTTATCGATGAAGCATTTAGGAAATCAGACGATGGTAACGCTCCTTATGCAATGGAACTCTTGAAATAA
- a CDS encoding pentapeptide repeat-containing protein — MGNSEHLAILKQGVASWNLWRLENPEIIPNLSGTNLRRANLREADLSGVNLRWTNLSNANLLGANLSSSDLVKANLREADLYKANLRDAEVSGAYLSKAHLREACLQRCNLSLSNLYGTDLTEASFNGANLSGADLDSSDLRNANLSETNLSNAILSNASLTNADLRRSDLTNANLEFADLSNANLSDAKLGTANLSNANLQECDLSNATINQSNLSYANLTDAVLSNVNLSNANLSNANLRSAVLSNAILSHADLSNSNLEDTILSDAVLSNANLSGATLNGAQLISAKLDAAFLIGTNLAKANLRLANLNEVSLSEAKLFGTIMPDGSVQN, encoded by the coding sequence ATGGGAAACTCGGAACATCTTGCAATACTGAAACAAGGAGTAGCTAGCTGGAATCTATGGCGACTAGAGAATCCTGAGATTATTCCCAATCTTAGTGGTACTAATTTGAGAAGAGCTAATCTCCGCGAAGCCGATTTAAGTGGAGTAAATTTACGGTGGACAAATCTAAGTAATGCTAATTTACTAGGTGCGAATCTAAGTAGCTCTGACTTAGTAAAAGCAAACCTCAGAGAAGCAGATTTGTATAAGGCAAATTTAAGGGATGCTGAAGTTAGTGGAGCTTATTTGAGTAAGGCACACCTACGTGAAGCTTGTTTGCAAAGATGTAACCTGAGTTTGTCAAATCTTTATGGAACCGATTTAACTGAGGCTTCTTTTAATGGAGCTAATTTGAGTGGGGCAGATTTAGATTCTAGCGATTTAAGGAATGCAAACTTGAGTGAGACTAATCTCAGCAATGCCATTTTGAGTAATGCAAGCCTCACCAATGCAGATTTGAGACGTAGTGATTTAACAAATGCAAATTTAGAATTTGCTGATTTGAGTAATGCTAATTTATCTGATGCCAAACTTGGTACAGCAAATTTGAGTAACGCTAATTTGCAAGAATGTGATCTGAGCAATGCCACGATCAATCAATCAAACTTGAGCTACGCGAATCTAACCGATGCCGTTCTCAGTAATGTGAATTTAAGTAATGCGAACTTAAGTAATGCGAATCTTAGAAGTGCTGTCCTTAGTAACGCTATTCTTAGTCATGCTGATCTAAGCAATAGTAATTTGGAAGATACAATTTTAAGTGATGCAGTTTTAAGTAATGCCAATCTAAGTGGTGCAACTTTGAATGGTGCTCAATTGATTTCTGCAAAATTAGATGCAGCATTTTTAATTGGTACTAATTTAGCAAAAGCTAATTTAAGATTAGCAAATCTCAATGAAGTCAGTTTGTCAGAGGCAAAATTGTTTGGGACAATTATGCCTGATGGCTCTGTTCAAAATTAA
- a CDS encoding serine hydrolase, which yields MEGKNQRAGIQADSPMAVGSAFKLAVLNALKKQIAEGKITWDKVVSLQANQQSLPTGLLQNWSAGSLLTVQTLASLMISLSDNTATDTLIDLIGRNAIERFSLRNRPLLKTREMFTLRSAKNANLLKKYRLANTSDRLQILQEISRQDLPDVMEFVTNPQVSLDVEWIFTVRELCALIEDVADLPLMSFNAGVADPTAWKKIAFKGGSDAGVLNFTTLLQSKNGKSYCVSATWNNTKPVSDVQFATLYKGLIDMLP from the coding sequence ATGGAAGGCAAAAATCAACGGGCAGGCATCCAAGCTGATAGTCCGATGGCAGTGGGTTCCGCTTTTAAATTAGCAGTACTAAATGCTTTAAAAAAGCAAATTGCTGAAGGAAAAATCACTTGGGATAAAGTTGTCTCACTTCAGGCAAACCAACAAAGCCTACCAACAGGACTATTACAAAACTGGTCAGCAGGTTCGCTTTTAACTGTTCAGACTTTGGCAAGTTTAATGATTTCCCTCAGTGACAATACAGCTACAGATACATTGATCGATCTCATTGGTAGAAATGCAATAGAACGTTTCTCACTGCGTAATCGTCCATTGCTCAAAACCCGTGAAATGTTTACATTGCGAAGTGCGAAGAATGCAAATCTATTAAAGAAATATCGACTTGCAAATACTAGCGATCGCCTACAAATATTGCAAGAGATTTCGCGTCAAGATTTGCCTGATGTGATGGAGTTCGTAACCAATCCTCAGGTTTCTCTCGATGTTGAATGGATTTTTACAGTACGGGAGTTATGCGCTCTTATTGAAGATGTTGCTGATTTACCATTGATGTCATTTAACGCAGGTGTAGCCGATCCGACAGCATGGAAAAAGATTGCTTTCAAAGGTGGCTCAGATGCAGGTGTTTTAAATTTTACAACCTTGCTCCAGTCCAAAAATGGTAAATCCTATTGTGTTTCTGCAACATGGAATAATACTAAGCCTGTCAGTGACGTTCAGTTTGCTACTCTATATAAAGGATTAATTGATATGCTTCCATAG
- a CDS encoding pyridoxal phosphate-dependent decarboxylase family protein, producing MPDFPPDFLPQNFLDSHFLNPDRSNLEDIRKLGYAFVDLIVDAVLDTQNQAFVQDESSFKINIPEHGDKLVDLLAEVRSQVLPRTVNFQNSRYMGHMDSVPTAITIWADALISAINNNMLSYELAPVFTEMEAQLMQWFGNLFGMGSDCFGTLTAGGSLANISALLLARNWKQPQSKTLGNAHNLVAFVSDAAHTSFEKAMNVIGVGKENLVRVLTNDRGEIIIEELELEIQKAIRQGKQPFFVAAIAGTTVTGAVDAIQSVGEIAKRYECWFHIDAAYGGAGIFSPKLQPLFQGCELADSITFNPQKWLWVARTCAMLIVKDKQHLVDGFDGELPYMDDRTLNFGNLNLQGTRRTDSLKLWMALKAMGISGCRYLVERSLDLSDNLQQWVEASPELELVCEPTLNIICLKSNNPNLSSALLRQQWIDAGKLWLSLPLWKGDRILKAVVLHPYAG from the coding sequence ATGCCCGATTTCCCTCCCGATTTTTTACCGCAAAATTTTCTTGATTCCCACTTTCTTAATCCCGATCGCTCTAATCTTGAAGACATCCGCAAGTTGGGCTATGCCTTTGTCGATCTCATTGTTGATGCAGTTCTAGATACACAAAATCAAGCCTTCGTTCAGGATGAATCCTCCTTTAAGATCAATATTCCTGAACATGGCGATAAACTTGTGGATTTATTAGCAGAAGTGAGATCGCAGGTTTTACCTCGTACTGTTAATTTCCAGAATTCCCGCTACATGGGACATATGGACAGTGTGCCTACCGCGATTACGATCTGGGCGGATGCGCTGATCTCGGCAATTAACAACAATATGCTCAGTTATGAACTCGCTCCCGTATTTACAGAAATGGAAGCACAACTGATGCAATGGTTTGGGAATCTTTTCGGAATGGGAAGCGATTGTTTTGGCACATTGACCGCAGGGGGAAGTCTCGCTAATATTTCCGCATTATTATTAGCGCGAAACTGGAAACAACCACAGAGCAAAACTTTAGGTAATGCCCATAATTTAGTTGCTTTTGTTTCCGATGCGGCCCATACTTCCTTTGAGAAGGCAATGAATGTGATCGGTGTTGGCAAAGAGAACTTAGTGCGCGTTCTCACTAATGATCGCGGTGAAATTATTATCGAAGAATTAGAACTGGAAATCCAAAAAGCGATTAGACAAGGAAAGCAACCTTTTTTTGTAGCTGCGATCGCAGGAACGACAGTCACAGGCGCAGTTGATGCGATTCAATCCGTGGGCGAAATTGCTAAACGCTATGAATGTTGGTTTCATATCGATGCTGCCTACGGTGGCGCAGGAATTTTTTCGCCGAAGTTACAACCGCTATTTCAAGGCTGTGAACTTGCGGACTCGATCACCTTTAATCCGCAAAAATGGCTATGGGTAGCGCGAACCTGTGCCATGCTCATCGTCAAAGATAAGCAGCATCTCGTCGATGGCTTTGATGGCGAACTTCCCTATATGGATGATCGCACTCTCAATTTTGGCAATCTTAACCTACAGGGAACGCGCCGTACTGATAGTCTGAAGCTATGGATGGCACTGAAGGCGATGGGAATTTCAGGTTGTCGCTATCTCGTCGAGCGATCGCTAGATCTCTCCGATAATTTGCAGCAATGGGTAGAAGCATCACCCGAATTAGAACTAGTTTGTGAACCAACTCTAAATATTATCTGTTTGAAATCTAATAATCCAAACCTTAGTAGTGCGCTCCTACGACAACAATGGATCGATGCAGGCAAACTATGGCTGTCTTTACCACTCTGGAAAGGCGATCGCATTCTCAAAGCTGTCGTTTTACATCCCTATGCAGGTTAG
- a CDS encoding phytochelatin synthase family protein, translated as MKIAVRITIKTLILSLVFADSLFAQTLKLPANLIPFNSIEGEKLLINSQFRNDYFPLSIHFVTQKNQAYCGVASMVMVLNALNIAAPEAPEYPSFHTFTQDNFFDNEKTRQISSAKVISRRGMNLEKLGKLLESYDVKAKVYRAADIDISQFRRLITDNLKQPNNFVIVNYLRKSIGQEQGGHISPIAAYDQSTDRFLILDVSRYKYPPVWVKAEELWQAISTVDFDGGKTRGFVIISQ; from the coding sequence ATGAAAATTGCTGTAAGAATTACAATTAAAACTTTGATACTGAGTTTAGTGTTTGCAGATAGTCTATTCGCTCAAACCCTTAAATTACCTGCAAATCTAATTCCTTTTAACTCTATAGAAGGGGAAAAGCTATTAATTAATAGTCAGTTTAGAAATGACTATTTTCCCTTAAGTATTCATTTTGTTACTCAAAAAAATCAGGCTTATTGTGGGGTTGCTAGTATGGTAATGGTGCTAAATGCTTTAAATATTGCTGCCCCTGAAGCCCCTGAATATCCCAGTTTTCATACCTTTACTCAAGACAATTTTTTTGACAATGAGAAAACCAGACAGATTTCTTCTGCCAAAGTCATTTCTAGGCGAGGGATGAACCTAGAGAAATTAGGTAAATTATTGGAAAGCTATGATGTTAAAGCAAAGGTTTATCGTGCTGCGGACATTGATATATCACAATTTCGCCGACTAATTACTGACAATTTAAAACAACCAAATAACTTTGTCATTGTTAATTATTTACGAAAATCTATTGGACAAGAACAAGGAGGACATATCTCACCGATCGCTGCTTATGATCAATCCACAGATCGATTTTTAATTCTTGATGTTTCCCGTTATAAATATCCGCCAGTTTGGGTAAAAGCGGAAGAATTATGGCAAGCAATTTCTACTGTCGATTTTGATGGTGGTAAGACACGCGGTTTTGTCATCATCAGCCAATAG
- a CDS encoding tetratricopeptide repeat protein — protein sequence MNTEIAEDLFTQGLERYKQGESAATLIPVFEKVCDRQPKVASGWICLSWLYLLDNNAKLAVKAAQKAVKIAPEDPQGRINLAIAMLELSQKGVREQIEAAQNWLMILKDIKPEIVENFEEGLRRRPDWKALEKVRDWVLN from the coding sequence ATGAATACAGAAATTGCAGAAGATTTATTCACTCAAGGTTTAGAACGCTACAAACAAGGTGAATCTGCGGCGACCTTAATTCCTGTGTTTGAAAAAGTGTGCGATCGCCAACCCAAAGTTGCAAGTGGTTGGATTTGTCTGTCTTGGTTGTATTTGCTAGACAACAATGCCAAGCTTGCTGTCAAAGCTGCCCAAAAAGCAGTCAAAATTGCTCCTGAAGATCCTCAAGGACGCATTAACCTTGCGATCGCTATGTTGGAATTGTCTCAAAAGGGTGTGCGCGAACAAATCGAAGCTGCTCAAAATTGGCTAATGATTTTGAAGGATATTAAGCCAGAGATTGTTGAGAATTTTGAAGAAGGTTTACGCCGTCGTCCAGACTGGAAAGCGCTTGAAAAGGTTAGAGATTGGGTACTCAACTAA
- a CDS encoding ABC1 kinase family protein, with translation MSAPKSDFELDRYDINAIANYYRNQPLRVWWRCVVIFVPLIWLFLRLRLNTKASAEKLKKLAIESRELVTRLGPAFIKIGQALSTRPDIVPPVFMDELAELQDQLPAFPNEIAFQFIRDALGADPSEVYAEISENPIAAASLGQVYKGRLKTGELVAIKVQRPDIAAGIALDMYILRGIATWMKKTFKFVRTNLAAILDEFASRIFEEMDYTFEGQNAEKFAKYYGELEGIYVPRIYWQYTAKRVLTMEWIEGIKLTNVQKVKEAGFDSRQIIEVGVQCSLRQLLDYGYFHADPHPGNLLVMNDGKLAYLDFGMMSEVSAEQRFGLIEAIVHLVNRDFDALSKDYVRLGFLTEDIDFGAIVPALSDVFNPPEGQSLTQMDFKDMTDQLSQIMYDYPFQVPAYYALIIRSLVTLEGIAFSVDPNFKVLAVAYPYVANRLLNDSAPELRMALKDLLFRDGEFRWNRLENLLSNAQINPDYNLNGTIDKGIDFLLSERSEFMHDRIIDEIVKGIEVEASKRLPANLRTSLIGDIVVDPQVKEKITKAGTPSSLGYIARLWSILQKDKAITPNEMLPLATRILSKPQTLTLGRDVISKLAQRSLVRTVRGMLLRDEKKYQTEKQEQEEERELVGSAPSGLRRLVNGRSW, from the coding sequence ATGTCCGCACCAAAATCAGACTTTGAGTTAGATCGTTATGATATCAATGCGATCGCCAATTATTACCGTAACCAACCTCTGCGAGTCTGGTGGCGCTGTGTCGTGATTTTTGTGCCACTAATTTGGTTGTTTCTCAGATTGCGCCTCAATACTAAAGCGTCAGCCGAAAAATTAAAAAAATTGGCGATCGAATCACGGGAACTAGTAACTCGCCTTGGCCCCGCATTTATCAAAATAGGGCAAGCCCTCTCTACTCGTCCAGACATCGTACCACCAGTATTCATGGACGAGCTTGCGGAGTTGCAAGATCAACTACCTGCGTTTCCCAATGAGATCGCCTTTCAATTTATTCGTGATGCACTAGGAGCCGATCCCTCAGAAGTCTATGCGGAAATATCGGAAAATCCGATCGCAGCAGCATCCCTTGGGCAAGTCTACAAGGGCAGACTGAAAACAGGTGAACTCGTAGCTATCAAAGTCCAGCGTCCCGACATCGCCGCAGGCATTGCCCTTGATATGTATATTCTGCGAGGCATTGCCACATGGATGAAAAAGACCTTTAAATTTGTTCGCACTAATTTAGCCGCAATTCTTGACGAATTTGCTAGTCGCATTTTTGAAGAAATGGACTATACCTTTGAAGGACAAAATGCAGAAAAATTCGCTAAATATTATGGCGAATTAGAAGGAATTTATGTGCCAAGAATCTATTGGCAATACACTGCTAAGCGAGTGTTGACCATGGAATGGATTGAAGGCATTAAGCTCACCAACGTTCAAAAAGTCAAAGAAGCTGGTTTTGATAGTCGCCAGATTATTGAAGTTGGTGTGCAATGTTCTTTGCGTCAATTGCTTGATTATGGTTATTTCCATGCCGATCCCCACCCAGGCAATTTATTAGTCATGAATGATGGCAAACTCGCCTATCTAGATTTTGGCATGATGAGTGAAGTTTCCGCTGAACAAAGATTTGGTCTGATTGAAGCGATCGTGCATTTGGTAAATCGTGATTTTGATGCTTTGTCTAAGGATTATGTGCGTTTAGGATTCTTGACTGAAGATATTGATTTTGGAGCGATCGTACCTGCTCTGTCAGATGTCTTTAATCCGCCCGAAGGTCAGAGTCTTACGCAAATGGATTTTAAAGACATGACCGATCAACTATCACAGATCATGTATGACTATCCATTTCAAGTACCTGCCTACTATGCGTTGATTATCCGATCGCTTGTCACACTAGAAGGTATTGCCTTTAGCGTCGATCCGAATTTCAAAGTCTTAGCGGTTGCCTATCCCTATGTCGCCAACCGCTTGCTCAATGACTCAGCCCCAGAATTAAGGATGGCGCTCAAGGACTTACTCTTCCGTGATGGCGAGTTTCGCTGGAATCGCCTTGAGAATTTACTGAGTAATGCCCAAATCAACCCAGACTATAACTTAAATGGAACTATTGATAAGGGCATAGATTTCCTACTTTCCGAACGCAGTGAATTTATGCATGATCGCATTATCGATGAAATCGTCAAAGGTATTGAGGTAGAAGCGAGCAAGCGTTTACCTGCCAATCTCCGCACCTCTCTAATTGGCGATATCGTTGTTGATCCTCAAGTTAAAGAAAAAATCACAAAAGCTGGAACCCCTTCTAGTTTGGGCTATATTGCAAGATTATGGTCAATCTTGCAAAAAGATAAGGCAATTACTCCCAATGAGATGCTACCCTTAGCTACTCGAATTTTGAGTAAGCCCCAAACCCTAACACTCGGTCGCGATGTCATCTCTAAACTAGCTCAGCGATCGCTAGTCAGAACAGTAAGGGGAATGTTACTACGCGATGAGAAAAAGTATCAGACGGAGAAACAAGAACAGGAAGAAGAAAGAGAACTAGTTGGTTCTGCACCTTCAGGCTTGAGGCGATTAGTCAATGGACGCAGTTGGTAG
- a CDS encoding DUF3155 domain-containing protein → MARRRKRKSRRRQEGRKILEHIPQFSIDSGEDKPVTAARKYIHTHGILPPALLLVRRNEHTTDRYFWAEKGLFGAQYVEENHFLFPSLKPPEEREVALAVSR, encoded by the coding sequence TTGGCAAGGAGACGTAAGCGCAAGAGTAGACGTCGCCAAGAAGGGCGCAAAATCCTAGAACATATTCCTCAATTTAGTATCGATAGCGGTGAAGATAAGCCAGTGACGGCTGCACGCAAGTACATCCATACCCACGGCATTCTTCCTCCAGCACTGTTGCTTGTAAGACGCAACGAGCATACAACAGATCGATACTTCTGGGCAGAAAAAGGACTATTTGGAGCACAGTATGTTGAAGAAAATCACTTCTTGTTTCCTAGTCTGAAACCGCCCGAAGAAAGAGAAGTTGCACTTGCTGTATCTAGATAA
- a CDS encoding low-complexity tail membrane protein: MSSFKSEPFLWIHLSGIVAFPIFLGITWLGLSVSDHSSTFGLEILLMIVIGILPIFLMQWARPFEIFSLLILAMKPDKISCQQRQILSLFKAPKQRILSTATAIAMIVILYGLYQLPPLTMIELPILTQLLRQSHLLGLVVACGAFLGANLFLQVPISVLGVLLSNEQEFAAIAPYPTDKITQDFTLAGFWVDKIIAINLVTPQK, encoded by the coding sequence ATGTCTTCTTTTAAATCAGAACCATTTTTATGGATTCATCTATCGGGAATTGTGGCTTTTCCAATCTTTTTGGGAATTACTTGGTTGGGCTTATCCGTCAGCGATCACTCATCTACATTCGGACTAGAAATATTGCTAATGATCGTAATTGGCATCCTTCCTATTTTTCTCATGCAGTGGGCTCGTCCTTTTGAGATTTTTAGTTTACTCATCCTCGCGATGAAGCCCGATAAGATCTCCTGTCAACAACGCCAAATTTTGAGTTTATTTAAAGCCCCAAAGCAACGTATTCTCAGCACAGCAACGGCGATCGCAATGATTGTAATATTGTACGGTCTATATCAATTGCCTCCCTTAACAATGATTGAGTTACCTATACTGACTCAATTACTTCGTCAATCCCATCTTCTGGGGCTAGTGGTTGCCTGTGGCGCTTTTCTGGGAGCTAATCTGTTTTTGCAAGTCCCCATCAGCGTTTTAGGAGTACTGCTCAGCAACGAACAAGAGTTTGCGGCGATCGCACCCTATCCCACTGACAAAATTACACAGGATTTTACCTTGGCGGGTTTTTGGGTCGATAAAATTATCGCGATCAATCTAGTAACTCCACAAAAATAA
- the nrdR gene encoding transcriptional regulator NrdR has translation MLCPFCQHTDSRVLESRSAEAGSSIRRRRECLSCQRRFTTYERIEFVPITVLKRDGVSESFDRSKLLRGMIRACEKTGVSQTTLESIIDEIEAQLQTRDRHQVSSVEIGEMVLQYLQDINEVAYVRFASVYRQFRGVRDFAEALNHFDAK, from the coding sequence ATGCTCTGTCCGTTTTGCCAGCATACCGATAGCCGTGTTTTAGAATCCCGTTCGGCAGAGGCAGGCAGTAGTATTCGGCGCAGGCGGGAATGTCTCAGTTGTCAGCGTCGCTTTACTACCTACGAGCGCATCGAGTTTGTACCCATTACGGTGTTAAAGCGCGATGGTGTGAGTGAGTCCTTCGATCGCTCTAAATTATTGCGAGGCATGATCCGCGCCTGTGAAAAAACTGGGGTATCACAGACCACCCTCGAATCAATCATTGATGAAATCGAAGCACAACTACAAACACGCGATCGGCATCAAGTCTCTAGCGTAGAGATTGGCGAGATGGTTTTGCAATATTTGCAAGATATTAACGAAGTTGCCTATGTACGCTTTGCGTCAGTATATCGACAGTTTCGTGGAGTGCGAGATTTTGCCGAGGCTTTAAATCACTTTGACGCTAAGTAG